In Candida orthopsilosis Co 90-125, chromosome 4 draft sequence, a single genomic region encodes these proteins:
- a CDS encoding Elf1 protein (S. cerevisiae homolog ELF1 has RNA polymerase II transcription elongation factor activity, role in organization, RNA elongation from RNA polymerase II promoter and localizes to nucleus), translating to MGKRKSSTRKPAKKIKQTLDVQFTCLFCNHEKSVICTLDKKNLLGELHCKICGQNFQTAIHGLSQPVDVYSDWIDACEDLAEEAEKNGYEGGNHEEDDVYSDDDDDNHERRGREVDPVLGSDGDDEDDF from the coding sequence ATGGGTAAAAGAAAATCGTCGACGCGTAAACCAGCCAAAAAGATCAAGCAAACATTGGATGTCCAATTCACTTGTCTATTTTGTAATCATGAGAAATCAGTAATATGTACATTGGATAAAAAGAATCTATTAGGAGAATTACATTGTAAGATTTGTggacaaaattttcaaacgGCAATACACGGTTTAAGTCAACCGGTTGATGTATATAGTGATTGGATTGATGCTTGTGAGGATTTGGCTGAAGAAGCTGAGAAGAATGGGTATGAGGGTGGAAATCATGAAGAGGATGACGTATattctgatgatgatgatgataatcACGAGCGTCGTGGAAGAGAGGTAGACCCTGTACTAGGCTCGGACGGTGACGATGAAGACGatttttga